The sequence AACGGGCGGGCGCGAGGCAAGCGTCTGCTCGGGGTCGCCCATGAGGTTGTACATCTCGATGTAACGCGTCGCGAAGCCCTCGCCGCCCAGGTATTGCCATAGCGCGAGCTTGGCGTAGTCCGTCATGCCGGAAATCCATGTGAGCGCGATCGGCGCCTTGCCGCCGAGAAACGCCTCGAACATCGCCTTTTCGAGAATGTCGTCTTCGTCCCAGAAGCTGTTGACGGAGCTGGCCCAGGCCGCGTGGCCGCCGGCTTCCGCGACAACCCACGCCTCCGAGAGCGCCAATTCGACATCGTAAGCGCCAGTGACGCACGCGAACGAGAACACGGCGGGGTAAGCGGAGTTCTCGAGTTTGTCGATCTGATTGATACCGTACGGCGGGCCGTCGGTCCATTTGTTTTCGGCACCGTGACCGGAATAGACAAGCAGCTCGGGTCCTTCGTTGACGGCATCCGTCACGTCGTTCGGCGTGGCGCCGCGCGCGTGATAGACGCGCTCGTTCCGATAACCCGCGGGTTCGGTGAAATGTTCGATGATGTAGTCGTGCGTGCCTTCGGTGATCTCCGCGCGGTCCAGGGACGCCAAAAATACCGCCGTCAGCGGCGACGCAAGCGGCGCGACGTCGCGGTCGTGCGCGAGCGATTTGCGCACGATGTTCGCGAGTTGCACCGCGTCTCGGGCCGGGAAACGTCCAATCGCCAGGTCCGGAAAGACATCCTCGTCCATGAGCGCGTACATCGAATCGGAGGCCGGCGCGCTCAGATCCGTGCCGACAAATGCCGGAATCTGGCCGACATCGCCAAGCAGCAGAACGTACGCGGGCGGCGCGTCCCAGGTTTCGTACGCGTCGCGGATCGTCTCGCGGATCGCCTCGGGTTCGCCGCCGGCTTCCCCGGTTGTCAGGAACACGACGTCGTAGCCTTTTTGTTCTTTCCAGGCCGCGAATTCGGCGAACGATTCCTCCGATGCGAGCAGCGGATCGCCGATCACGAGGTAGCTTGCCCGCGTTACCGCGCCGCGCCATTCCCACGGATGGACGGTCTCGTCCTCACCGCCGGGGGGAAGAAGGCCGTGGAGGATCGCCCCGGAACGCGGATCGAAGTAGCGCGCGCGCCGCTCGTGCGTCGCGGCGATGTCCGCCCCGGGGAAGGCCACGTCAATCCGCATGTCTTCGCGCACGAGCAGCGTGCCGCGCGCGGGGTTGTAGTCGATCGGCCGCGCTTCGATGAGCGTCAGGCGCGTGCCGCGCAGATGCCCGACGACGCGGGCCGTAGCGGCTTCGCGAAAGCGATATCCGTCGTGGGCAAAGGCGCGGGTGTCGATGACGAATCCGTCCCCGGGCGAGGTACTCGGAAGTTTCTCGACGGACCGGAACGCGGGTGCAAGGCGCGCGCGGCCGGTGAGCGCCGAAACGTCCATCGTCCGTTCGGTGAAGTGCGCCGTGACGACGACATCCGCGCCTTCAGGCACGGCGATGAGGCGGCGCACGACCGGCAGGGCGGGCGCGCCCGGTTTTCCGTCGACACCGGAGCCGTCGAGCGTTAGCGTCGCGTAGGCCGGGTCCAGGGCGAGCGGCGCTACGAAGGCGCCGGTCGTGGTGAGCGTCAGCGTCAAGCCGCCGGATGCGGGTCGCGCGACCTTGACGCGGACGGGCATTCCGTCGAAAGACGATGAGAACGCCACGGCGCGCGGGGCCGCAATTCCCGCCGCCACGGACAGGATGACGGCGATGATCGCGATCGTGACGGTAAGTCGACGCACCGAGCCTCCCCAGGACAAGCGGCGCACGCAAGCGCCGCCATTGAACGTTTAGTATTTTTATCGGTAGATCGACGGAAGCCCTATAACACAAGGTGGGGTATGCCGAAAAGGGGCGGTAAATCAAAAACGGCCCAAATTCCGGGCATTTCGCCGGAGTATTGGGATGTTTGGGGCGGGCGCCACGTGCCGCCGCCGGCGACGATCGACGCCATTGCGCGCGTTTTCGAGACGTCCGGCAACCCCGATCGCGCGCTCGCGCCGCCGGCGCTGGTCGTTCGGGAGGGCGAACCGATCGCCTGCCCGCTCGCCGATGCGCATCCGGGCGAGCGCATCGTGTGGCGGCTTTGGGAGGAAAGCGGCGCCTTGCGTTGCGGCGACGCGGCGGCGGAGTCTCACGGCAATTCGGGAGTCCGGCTGATCGTCGCCGCGCAACCCGCGTCCGGATATCACCGCCTCGTCATCCATCGCGACGGCGCCGCGCCGCCGCCGGGATATTTCACGCGGCTCATCGTCGTGCCTCGCCGCGCGTTCGAACCTTCGGCCATCGCCAAAGATTCGCGTGTCTGGGGATTTTCGACGCAACTCTACGCCCTGCGTTCGGAGCGAAACTGGGGTATCGGCGACTTTTCGGATCTGGCGCGCCTTTGCGAGATCGCCGGCGACCTCGGCGCGGACGTTGTCGGGGTTTCGCCGCTGCACGCGCTTTTTCCGCATAAGCCCTCTCACGCGAGCCCCTACAGCCCCTCGAGCCGCAATTTTCTCAACACGCTTTTCATCGACGTGGAGTCCGCTCCGGGATTCGCGGATTCCGGCGCCGCGCGCGCGTTGATTTCCTCGCCGCGCTTTCAAAGGCGATTGTCCACCGCGCGTCGCTCGAAGCTTGTCAATTACGAACGGGTCGCCGACCTGAAACGCGCCGCGCTGGCGGCGGCGTGGGACGGTTTTCGCGCCGCGCATCTCGATACGGACTCACCGCTGGCGGCCGAGTTTGGTGCGTATTGCGAGGATGGAGGCGCCCCGTTGCGGCTCTTTGCGCTTCACGAGGCGTTGCGCGAGGCGATGCACGGGGAGGACTCCGCAAACTGGGGGTGGCCGGCGTGGCCCAACGCGTATCTCCAACCGTTTGGCGCGCGGATCAACGCCTTCCTTCTGGAGAGGCGCGACGAGATTTTCTACCACGCGTGGTTGCAATGGGTCGCGGATCGGCAACTCGGCGAGGCCGCGCGGCGCTGTTTCGAGCGCGGGCTTGGACTTGGGCTTTACCTCGACATCGCCGTCAGCGTCGCCGAGGACGGCGCGGAGGCGTGGGCGCATCAGGACGCCTTCGCGCTCGGCATGTCGGTCGGCGCGCCGCCCGACGATTTCAATCGGCTCGGGCAAAATTGGGGCGTTCCGCCGTGGAATCCCCGGCGCCTTCAATCCGCGCGTTACGAACCGTTCATCCGCCTGCTGCGGCGCAACATGCGTCACGCGGGCGCGATCCGGCTCGATCACGTCATGAGCCTGATGCGCCTGTTCTGGATCCCGCGCGGCGCGGCGGCCAACGAAGGCGCGTACGTCGAATATCCGCTGGCCGATCTTGTGGGAATCGTCGCGCTCGAGAGCGTGCGAAACGCGTGTCTTGTGATCGGCGAGGATCTCGGCACCGTGCCCGAAGAGGTGCGGACGGCGCTTGCCGACGCGGGTGTGCTCTCGTACCGCGTGTTCTGGTTTGAGCGCGAGGCCGACGGCGCGTTTCGCGCTCCCGGCGCGCTTGAAAAAAATGCGCTTATCGCCGCATCGACGCACGACCTGCCGACGATCGCCGGATATCTGCGCGAGCGCGATATCGACTGGCGCGCGAAGCTGAACTTGTTTCCCCAGGCAAGCGGCGAGGCGGCCGCGCGCGCCGACCGGCGCGAGGAGAAAAGGCGCCTTGTGCGCGCGTTGCACGCGCAAAGATTGGGCGAGGGTGTCACCGAGCGATCCGCGGCCGGCAAGCGCGCCCCCGCCGCGAAACTATCGCGCGACATCCACGCGTATCTCGCGTCGGGTCCGTCGAAGGTGCTCGCCGTGCAGTGGGAAGACGTGCTCGGCGTCGTCGATCAGCCGAATCTGCCCGGCACGATCGACGAACACCCGAACTGGCGCGCCAGGCTGCCGATCGATATCGAGGACATTCCGGGCGATTCGCGCGTCGCCAGGCACGTCGCGGCGATCCGCGCGCGGCGCGAGCCGTCGCGGGGATAGACCGCACCGGGTATCGTGCGACAGGCGAGCGGCGACCGGCGACAGACAATAATCGTGATCGTTATCGGGGCACGTTTCAACGCAATCCTCGATCATCAATCCTCGGCTCCCTGTACACCACACGCCGAATCGGCTAATGAGGCCGCTCCTTTTTGAGCCGATTTTTCATGCGCCATCTTTTTCGCACCGTCACCCTGCGCCGATACCGCGAGCATCCGCTCCGGACCGCCCTGACGCTGACGGGCGTCGCGCTCGGCGTGGCCGCGAACATCGCCGTGCAGATGATCCTCGCGACGATGACCGACTCGTTTTCGTCGATGATCGACGCGGTCGCCGGCAAGGTAGAACTGCAGATCACCGGCGGCGAGGCGGGCGTCGCCGAAGAGCTCTACGAGCGCCTGTCGCGCGGCGAGGCGGGCGAAAAGGCCGTGCCCGGCGTGGCGGCCGTCATCCCCACGATCCAGACCGTTACGAAATTCGCGGGCGAAAACCTGCTGATCCTCGCGGTCGACACCTTGAACGACTCGGCCGCGCGCTCTTATCGCATGACGGACGCGAGCGGCGCCGAAGTGACCGATCCGCTTGAGTTCCTGAACGCGGTGGACACGATTCTCGTGGCGCGCGACTTTGCGAATCGACACGGCGTCACGGCCGATTCCACAATCGAACTTTTGACGAGCCAGGGACGAAAGCCGTTTCAGGTGAAGGGGTTCCTTGAGGCCGAGGGGCCGGCGACGGCGTTCGGCGGCAACTTCGCGTTGATGGATGTATACGCGGCGCAGGCGTATTTCGGACGCGCGGGACGCTTTGACGCCATCGACATTGTCGCCGAAAAGGGCGCGGACGTTGCGGCGGTGAAGGCCGCTCTCGAGGCCGAACTTGGCGGCGCCTACGACGTGCAGCGGCCCGAGCAACGCAACGAGGGCGTTGACGCGATGCTCGCCAACGTGCGCATGGGCCTTCTCATCATGACGTTTGTCGTCGTCGCGATGGGCGGGTTCATCATCTTCAACACCATCACGACATCGGTGTACCAGCGCATGCGCGAGATCGGCCTTTTGCGGATGCTCGGCGTGACGCGCCTTGGCATCGGAGCCGTGTTCGCGATCGAGGGCATCATTTTGGGCCTTGCCGGAGCGGTGTTGGGCGTCGCCGCGGGATACGCGATCGGCCGCGTGACGATTCTGCGTTATATCAACGACATCACGAGTCTCCTCGTTCCCGCCAACACGACGCACGCCTCGTTCGATGGAGAGATGATCGGCTCGGGTCTTGCCATCGGCCTTTTCATTTCGCTCATCGGCGCGCTCTGGCCGTCGTTTCGCGCCGCGCGCGTTTCGCCGTTGGACGTTGTGCGTTATGGCCCCGGTCTTTCAAGCGGGCAGGGCGCCCAACTGACGCGGTGGACGGTTGTGGCCGGAATTGCCGCCGCTTTGCTTGCGATCGCGCTTTTCTATCCGCCGATCGCCAAATCCGCCGACGGCGTGCGTGCGGCGATGGCCGGCGTGCTCGTGCTGGCCGTCGCGGTGGTGCCGCTTTTCATGCGCGGATTTCTGGGCGCATTCTCGCGCGTGACGGCCGCCGCGCGGCACGCGCTGCCGCGCATGGCGTCCGATAACCTGCGCCGCGATCTGGGCCGTTCCGCGATGACCGTCGCCGCGTTCATGGTCGCGCTCGCGGTGATGTTCGAGATCTACCTGTTCATGAACTCGATGAAGCGCGAGATCCGCGACTGGATGGACAACATCCTCCAGGCGGACATTTTCGTCAGCTCGTCAAACGCCTTCGCGACGCGCAATTCCGTGCCGATGGATCCCGAAATGGGCCGCGAGCTTGAAAAAATACCCGGCGTCAAACACGCCGTCGAGTTGCGCATGCGCCTTCACGACTACGAGGCCGAGCGTATCCTGTTGCTTTCGATCGATTTCACCGACTATTTCAACCGCAAGCGCCTGCAATTTCCGGACGGATGGGACGAAGACGCGGCGGCGCGCTTTCGCAACAACGAGGGCGTGCTGCTTTCGCAAAACTTCGTGACGCGCACCCCGCCGCTGGCGAGCGCGAAAACGATCCGCCTGATGACGCCCGCCGGCGCGCGGGACGTGCCGATCCTGGGGACCATCGTCGATTACGCCTCGGAGACCGGTACGGTCATGCTGAATCGCGGCCTGTATCTGGAACTGTTCCGCGATCCTCTTGTCGATACGTTCCACGTTTACCTGAAAGACGGCGCCGATCTCGAAGGCGTGCGCCACGCGATCGACGAATTGTCGGGCGATCGCTTCGACCTGTTCGCGCTGTCCAACCGCGATTTCAAGAAGGCGATCTTCGAGGCGCTCGAACAAATCTTCGCGCTGGCCGTTTCGCTTGAGATCCTCACGATCGTCATCGCGGTCATCGGCATCATCAACAATCTTCTCGCCAACGTCATCGATCGCACGCGCGAGATCGGCGTGCTTCGCTCACTTGGCGCGACGCGCGGGCAGGTGGGGCGCATCTTTTTCGTGCAGTCGGGGTTGATGGGATTTTCCGGCGCGGTCATCGGAGGCGTCGCGGGACTGGCGCTTGCCCACATCCACCTGCAGCGCCTGAACGTGCTCGTGGTCGGCTGGAAAATGCCGCTGCACGCCTCCGGACCGATTGTCGCCGGCGCGTTCGTCGGGTCGATTCTGCTCGCGATCGCGGCCGGCCTTCTGCCGGCGCGGCGCGCGGCGAACCTGACGGTGCGCGACGCACTGAAGTACGAATGACGATCGATGGGTTGAAGGACGGATCGCGGGACGGATACCGGTAGCCGTCGAGTCGTCAGCCGTCATCCGTCGCTGATTGCTGAAAGCTGAACGCTGAAAACCGATCGCTGACGGCTGATTCACCAGACAATGACGCTGCCGTGGTCCTTCTCTTTGCGGATCGATAGCACATAGTTTTTCGACACGAATCCGAACAGCAGGGTCGCGCCGCCGGCGAATACCGCCGCGCCGCCGGAGATTTCGATCGACTGCGTCACGCCAATGAGGGCAAGGCCAAGCGCGACGACAAGGAGCGTCAGGGCCACCGACGACTCCGCGCACAGGCAAAGAACGCGGTGGCGTTCACCGGCCGCAGGCAGAATGAGTAGGCGCGCGATATCGCGCAAAAGACCCTGCACGAAAAGAAGGCCAGCCAAGGCGCCGATGGCGACTCCGGCAGGCACGGCGAAGGTCATCCCGCGCGCTGAGTCAAAGGCGGCAAGAATCAGAAGGACGATGATCGCAATTTCCGTGCGATCCATTTGCACGAGCCGTCGCGCTCGCGCGTCTTCGCCTCCCGTAAGGACGGTTCTTTCGGCGACCAAGGCGATCCCCCCAAGCGGCGCCCACATTTGGACAAGGAGCAACAGCGAATTGCCAAAAATTTATACAGCGAAATTAGCGAAACAACAATAGATATTGCGGAAAGAACGCGATAATACGCGAATAAGAAATATTAGAAGTGAGCCGCGCCGCAAATTTGGAGGTAACAGAGGCCGTTTGCTTCGAATATCGCCCGATCAGTGGTCCTCGAGCGCCTGCGCAAGGTCGTCGACGAGGTCGGACGCGGCCTCGATGCCGATCGAAAGCCGGATATTCGATGGCGTGATCCCGGCCCCCAGACGTGCCGTCTCGTCCATGGACGCGTGGCTCATAGTGGAAGGAATTTCCACGAGCGATTCGACGCCGCCAAGCGACTCGGCCAGGGTGAAATAACGAAGGCGCATGACAAAGCGCTCGGCCGCCTTGGCGCCGCCCTTGATGTCAAACGACACCATGCCGCCGGGCCCGGCCATCTGCCGCTCGGCCAATTCACGCTGGGGGTGATCGGGCAGGCCCGGAAAATACACGCGCTCGACATTCGGATGCGTCGCGAGGAATTCGGCGACCGCCCGCGCGTTCTCCACGTGCGCCTTCATGCGCAGCGGCAGCGTCTTCACGCCGCGCAGAACGAGAAAGGCGTCGAACGGCGAGCACGCCGTTCCAAGCGCGTTCACCAGAAACGCGATGCGCTCGCCGATCGCGGGCTCGCGCGCGATGAGCGCCCCGCCCACGACATCGCTGTGGCCGTTGATGTATTTGGTCGTCGAGTGGACCGCGACATCGCAGCCAAGTTCCAGCGGGCGCTGGAGCGCGGGGCTGCAAAAGGTGTTGTCGCAGAACGTCAGGAGATTTCGCTCGCGCGCGATCTCGACCATCGCGGCGATGTCCACAAGGTTGAGCAGCGGATTCGAGGGCGTCTCGATCCAGATGGCGCGCGTCTTGTCGCTGATGGCGTTACGCACGATCGCCGGCTCGCGCATGTCCACGAACGAAAACTTCAGCCCCATGCGCGGCGCGACGCTCGCAAACAGGCGGTAGGTGCCGCCGTAGATATCGTGGCCGGCGATGATGTGGTCGCCGGCTTCGAACAGGAAAAGCGACGTCGCGATCGCCGACATGCCGGTGCTGGTCGCGCGGGCCAGGCACCCGCCCTCAAGCGCCGCCAGGTTTTCCTCAAGACCCGAGCGCGTCGGATTGCCCGAACGCGTGTAATCGAAACCGGCCGTCTTGCCCGGCTCGATGAACGCGAACGTCGAGCTGGGGTAAATCGGCGAGGTGACCGAATTGTAGGCGGTATCCATCTTGACGCCCGTGTGGACGCATTGCGTTTCAAACCGCGGCTTCGTTTTCTTGTCGGTCATGCGAATCACTCCCGAAAAACCGGAGAGAAAAGTCGGGGAGACGTATCACGCGGCGCGCGCGCGGATCAAGCAAGGCCGGTCAGCCGGATGTCAGGCCGAAACGGCGCGGTCGCGCTGTTCGATGAACCGGCGCAGCGCCTCGTCCTTTTCCTCGACGGTCACGGCGGTCCGTTCGAGGGACATCCGCAACAGGACGCCGGCGTAAATGTTTTGCGGATTGGCCGAGCGCACGGCCTCGAAGTGCCGCGCCGCCTGAGACGGGTTGCCCGAAGCGGCATAGGCCATCCCCAGGCACAGGTTTGGCACCTCGCCCTTGGGCATCATGTCGAGCGCGCGGTCCAGGTTCTTGCGCGCCTCGACGCCCGCCTTTCCCGCGGAGCGTTCGGCGAGATACGCCGCCAGTCCGTATTCGGCCAAAAGCGCCGGATCCTCGTCGGACAGCTCCACGGCGATCGCGAGCGCGGCGGCCGCGGGGCCAAAGTCCTCGAGCAGGTAGAGCTGGTGCTCGCCCTTCCGGCGATTGAGCTCGAGCTGGTTGGCGATGAACGCCTCGCCGAAGGCGCGCCGCCGGTACTGATTCCGCGAATGTAGCGGCAAAAGCGTCTTGTAGGCGCGATCCACGTATTCCAGAAACTGCCGGCGCAGATCGCGTTCGGCTTCGCCGGCGGTTTTCATCGCGCGCTCCTCGCGCGTGCGCAGGCGCTCGTAGGCCGATTCGATTTCCAGGCGGTTGACGTTCCAGTGCACGCCGAGCAGGTCGAAGTGGTTGGTGGAGGGCAGCGCGGCGACGCGCTCTTGCAGGTCGCGCAAATCCTCCGATTCGCCGCGTGCGCGGGGGCGGTCGCCTAGTTCGATCGCGCCAAGCAGCATCATCGTCCAGACGAATTTTTCGAGCGCGGCGGGCTTGAGCCGCGCAACGGTATCCAGGCGCGCCATCGGTTGATCGCCCTCTTTCAGCGCTTTCTCGAGGCGCTCGCCGACGTCCCTCGAAACGATATCCGTGATGCCGAAGGGCGGGCGGGCCGCCGCGCCGACAAATTTCTGCTGAATGTTGTTGGCGGGCGTATGGGGAATGCGCGAAAAGGGATAGGCCTTCCAGACGAGCGAATAAAGGAGGCGCGGCAGGTCGATGTCGATCGCGTGCACGCGTTGCGCAAAGGCCGCGCCCCGATAGAGTTCCCACGCGCCTCCGTCCCAATCGCAGATGGCGCGCAGCTTCACCTCGACATGGCGCACGAGCAACTGCGGCAGGCGCTCGTGGTCCAGAACGCCCAGGCGCGTGAGCGCCTCTCCCTGCATGATGCCGCGTTCCTTCCGCATGGCGAGCGATTGCAACACCGAATCCTGCTCGATGAGGCCCGCGCGCTGCATCACGCGGCCGAAGGTTTCGCCGGGATCGAACGGGTGCGCCACGACGTTCAGAAGCCGCCCGTCGAGGTAGACCAGGTCGCGGTAGCCGTCGCCGCCGCGGATCCGCAAGAGGCCCGTCGTATGCTCCGCGGCGGTGTTGGCAATAAGGCGGAAGACCGTCTCCAGGTTCCAGGCGCCCTGGCGATCCGGCGCGGATATCTCGATCGGCTCGCGTGCGACAGCCGGCGCTACCGATTCAAACGAAACGACCGGCTCATCAATGGCGGGCGTCTCCTCGTCGGCCGGGCGCCGGCGTCGGTGACGCCGCGCCGACACGATTTCGCCACGAAGCTGCGCGGGGGCGTCCGGATCGTCGAAATAGACAAGTTCATGTTCGAGAAGCCGCGCGAAAACGTCGAGAACGACGGATACCGGCACGTGCAGGCCGTTGGCCAGGTCGCCCAGCGAGCTGATCCCGTTGACGTGGGCGATCATCTGCACTTCGCGCTCGTCAAGAGAGACGACAAGTTTGTGAAAGTCGATCGACGTGTTGAGTTTGGGGACGGCGCGCGTCAAATCCATGATTCATCTCATAAACCGAAAAGGGTAAAGAGCAAAGAGGCCATGGCAAAGAAGAAAGGGGAAAGGGGAAAGAGGAAAGAGGTTGGATGACGATGGAAATCGGCATGGCCGCGCGCGATTTCCGTCGCGTCCATTCGATCGATCGACCGCGCGCGCCGTTGGCCGCGCTTGCCATTCGCGCGAAAACATGCGGAAAGGGAATTCGCGCCGTGCCCGCCGCGGGAATCGCCCCGCCTGAATCCGCACCGCATTCGGTGACGGCGCGTTCAATATGCCAAATTCCGAAGACGACAACGGCAACGACACGCATACTCAGCCCGCGCGGCACTTAGGCCCGCTTGGCCGCGGGCTTCGCCTGATCGCGGCGGCGCCTTATTACGCCTACGGGTATTTGATCGCGCGCCGGCGTTACGACGGCGTGCACGTCCGCCTGTCGGGCGCGTATCCGGAAGTCATCGCCACCTCCGCGCTGAGCGCGTTTCGCAAGGACCGCGTCGATTTTGCCTCGCTTGTCTTGCGGCTCCGCCACGTGGTGCGCGACGAGCGCGCCCGCGCGGCCGTCGTGGCGA comes from bacterium and encodes:
- the malQ gene encoding 4-alpha-glucanotransferase, giving the protein MPPPATIDAIARVFETSGNPDRALAPPALVVREGEPIACPLADAHPGERIVWRLWEESGALRCGDAAAESHGNSGVRLIVAAQPASGYHRLVIHRDGAAPPPGYFTRLIVVPRRAFEPSAIAKDSRVWGFSTQLYALRSERNWGIGDFSDLARLCEIAGDLGADVVGVSPLHALFPHKPSHASPYSPSSRNFLNTLFIDVESAPGFADSGAARALISSPRFQRRLSTARRSKLVNYERVADLKRAALAAAWDGFRAAHLDTDSPLAAEFGAYCEDGGAPLRLFALHEALREAMHGEDSANWGWPAWPNAYLQPFGARINAFLLERRDEIFYHAWLQWVADRQLGEAARRCFERGLGLGLYLDIAVSVAEDGAEAWAHQDAFALGMSVGAPPDDFNRLGQNWGVPPWNPRRLQSARYEPFIRLLRRNMRHAGAIRLDHVMSLMRLFWIPRGAAANEGAYVEYPLADLVGIVALESVRNACLVIGEDLGTVPEEVRTALADAGVLSYRVFWFEREADGAFRAPGALEKNALIAASTHDLPTIAGYLRERDIDWRAKLNLFPQASGEAAARADRREEKRRLVRALHAQRLGEGVTERSAAGKRAPAAKLSRDIHAYLASGPSKVLAVQWEDVLGVVDQPNLPGTIDEHPNWRARLPIDIEDIPGDSRVARHVAAIRARREPSRG
- a CDS encoding ABC transporter permease; the protein is MRHLFRTVTLRRYREHPLRTALTLTGVALGVAANIAVQMILATMTDSFSSMIDAVAGKVELQITGGEAGVAEELYERLSRGEAGEKAVPGVAAVIPTIQTVTKFAGENLLILAVDTLNDSAARSYRMTDASGAEVTDPLEFLNAVDTILVARDFANRHGVTADSTIELLTSQGRKPFQVKGFLEAEGPATAFGGNFALMDVYAAQAYFGRAGRFDAIDIVAEKGADVAAVKAALEAELGGAYDVQRPEQRNEGVDAMLANVRMGLLIMTFVVVAMGGFIIFNTITTSVYQRMREIGLLRMLGVTRLGIGAVFAIEGIILGLAGAVLGVAAGYAIGRVTILRYINDITSLLVPANTTHASFDGEMIGSGLAIGLFISLIGALWPSFRAARVSPLDVVRYGPGLSSGQGAQLTRWTVVAGIAAALLAIALFYPPIAKSADGVRAAMAGVLVLAVAVVPLFMRGFLGAFSRVTAAARHALPRMASDNLRRDLGRSAMTVAAFMVALAVMFEIYLFMNSMKREIRDWMDNILQADIFVSSSNAFATRNSVPMDPEMGRELEKIPGVKHAVELRMRLHDYEAERILLLSIDFTDYFNRKRLQFPDGWDEDAAARFRNNEGVLLSQNFVTRTPPLASAKTIRLMTPAGARDVPILGTIVDYASETGTVMLNRGLYLELFRDPLVDTFHVYLKDGADLEGVRHAIDELSGDRFDLFALSNRDFKKAIFEALEQIFALAVSLEILTIVIAVIGIINNLLANVIDRTREIGVLRSLGATRGQVGRIFFVQSGLMGFSGAVIGGVAGLALAHIHLQRLNVLVVGWKMPLHASGPIVAGAFVGSILLAIAAGLLPARRAANLTVRDALKYE
- a CDS encoding PLP-dependent aspartate aminotransferase family protein; this encodes MTDKKTKPRFETQCVHTGVKMDTAYNSVTSPIYPSSTFAFIEPGKTAGFDYTRSGNPTRSGLEENLAALEGGCLARATSTGMSAIATSLFLFEAGDHIIAGHDIYGGTYRLFASVAPRMGLKFSFVDMREPAIVRNAISDKTRAIWIETPSNPLLNLVDIAAMVEIARERNLLTFCDNTFCSPALQRPLELGCDVAVHSTTKYINGHSDVVGGALIAREPAIGERIAFLVNALGTACSPFDAFLVLRGVKTLPLRMKAHVENARAVAEFLATHPNVERVYFPGLPDHPQRELAERQMAGPGGMVSFDIKGGAKAAERFVMRLRYFTLAESLGGVESLVEIPSTMSHASMDETARLGAGITPSNIRLSIGIEAASDLVDDLAQALEDH